From the Cryptomeria japonica chromosome 2, Sugi_1.0, whole genome shotgun sequence genome, one window contains:
- the LOC131061366 gene encoding zerumbone synthase-like → MATIAANLCRRLEGKVAVITGGASGIGEATVGLFTKHGAKVIVADISKKAGQSFSPDATYIHCDVSKEEDVSAAVDLAMEKHGKLDIMFNNAGIVETKSRKAMEYDMEEFQRVLSVNINGVMHGIKHAGRVMVPRKNGCIISTASVGGLLGGLSPYGYTASKHAVIGLTKQGAAEMGRYGIRVNCVSPAALATDITLRFFGKSSWEEFCTKAEWEASLKKIANLKSHILETQDIAEAALYLASEESKFVSGHNLVVDGGSTVVNHDLSIYQ, encoded by the exons ATGGCAACGATAGCAGCTAATCTATGCAGAAG ATTAGAAGGAAAGGTTGCAGTAATCACAGGCGGCGCATCAGGAATTGGAGAAGCCACAGTTGGGCTGTTTACAAAACATGGAGCCAAAGTCATTGTTGCTGACATTAGTAAAAAGGCTGGTCAATCCTTTTCCCCAGATGCCACATATATCCACTGTGATGTGAGCAAAGAAGAAGATGTGAGTGCAGCTGTGGATTTGGCCATGGAAAAACATGGTAAACTGGACATTATGTTTAATAATGCAGGAATTGTTGAAACCAAAAGTAGAAAGGCGATGGAGTATGACATGGAAGAGTTTCAGCGTGTGCTGAGTGTAAATATAAATGGAGTAATGCATGGAATTAAGCATGCAGGGCGTGTTATGGTCCCAAGGAAAAATGGGTGCATAATTTCTACAGCCAGTGTTGGAGGATTACTTGGTGGACTGAGTCCTTATGGATACACAGCTTCTAAGCATGCAGTCATAGGCCTCACCAAACAAGGTGCGGCTGAGATGGGGAGATATGGTATCAGAGTGAATTGTGTTTCTCCAGCTGCCCTAGCCACAGATATTACATTACGTTTCTTTGGAAAGTCTAGTTGGGAGGAATTTTGTACCAAGGCCGAGTGGGAGGCATCTTTAAAAAAGATAGCTAATTTAAAGAGCCATATTCTTGAGACACAAGATATTGCAGAGGCTGCTTTGTATCTGGCTAGTGAGGAATCCAAGTTTGTAAGTGGCCATAATCTTGTGGTAGATGGAGGGAGCACAGTAGTAAACCATGATTTGAGTATCTATCAGTGA
- the LOC131061592 gene encoding short-chain dehydrogenase reductase 2a-like gives MSPNAYTAYKHAVIGLTKQAGTEMGRYGIRVNCVSPSPLTIDITLQFFRKSNPMNPEELKANWEAFCNKTANLKNHILKTQDIAEAAMYLASEELKFVSGHILVDGGTQ, from the coding sequence ATGAGTCCTAATGCATACACAGCTTATAAGCATGCAGTCATAGGCCTCACCAAACAAGCAGGGACTGAGATGGGACGATATGGTATCAGAGTGAATTGTGTTTCTCCAAGTCCCTTAACCATTGATATTACTTTACAATTCTTTAGAAAATCAAATCCCATGAATCCAGAAGAGCTCAAGGCCAATTGGGAGGCATTTTGTAACAAGACGGCCAATTTAAAGAACCATATTCTTAAGACACAAGATATTGCAGAGGCTGCAATGTATTTGGCCAGTGAGGAATTAAAGTTTGTAAGTGGCCATATATTGGTAGATGGGGGAACACAGTAG
- the LOC131061375 gene encoding short-chain dehydrogenase reductase 2a, protein MATIAANLSRRLEGKVAIITGGASGIGEAAAGLFTKHGAKVIVADISKRAGQSFSPDVTYTHCDVSREEDVSAAVDLAMEKHGKLDIMFNNAGVADKENRKAMENNMEEFERVVNVNIKGVMHGIKHAARVMVPRKNGCIISTASMAGIVGGMGPYAYTSSKHAVIGLTKQGAAEMGRYGIRVNCVSPGPLATDIVLRIFGKDNPMSPEDLRANWEAFCNKIANLKDHTLRAQDIAEAALYLASEESKFVSGHNLVVDGGNTVVNHDLGLYQ, encoded by the exons ATGGCAACGATAGCAGCTAATCTAAGCAGAAG ATTAGAAGGGAAGGTTGCGATAATCACAGGTGGGGCATCGGGAATCGGAGAAGCCGCAGCTGGGCTGTTTACAAAACATGGAGCCAAAGTCATTGTCGCTGACATTAGCAAAAGGGCTGGTCAATCCTTTTCCCCAGATGTCACATACACCCATTGTGATGTGAGCAGAGAAGAAGATGTGAGTGCAGCTGTGGATTTGGCCATGGAAAAACATGGTAAACTGGACATTATGTTTAATAATGCAGGAGTCGCTGATAAGGAGAATCGTAAGGCAATGGAGAATAACATGGAAGAGTTTGAGCGTGTGGTGAATGTAAACATAAAGGGAGTAATGCATGGAATTAAGCATGCAGCGCGTGTTATGGTTCCAAGGAAAAATGGGTGCATAATTTCTACAGCGAGTATGGCAGGAATAGTGGGTGGAATGGGTCCTTATGCATACACATCTTCTAAGCATGCAGTCATAGGCCTCACTAAACAAGGTGCAGCTGAGATGGGGAGATATGGTATCAGAGTGAATTGTGTTTCTCCAGGTCCCCTAGCTACAGATATTGTGTTACGAATCTTCGGAAAGGATAATCCCATGAGTCCAGAAGATCTCAGGGCCAACTGGGAGGCATTTTGTAACAAGATAGCCAATTTAAAGGACCATACTCTTAGGGCACAGGATATTGCAGAGGCTGCTTTGTATCTGGCCAGTGAGGAATCCAAGTTTGTAAGTGGCCATAATCTTGTGGTAGATGGAGGGAACACAGTAGTAAACCATGATTTGGGTCTCTAtcagtga